One stretch of Segatella copri DNA includes these proteins:
- the argS gene encoding arginine--tRNA ligase — protein MKIENEIISSVIAAVKELYGQDVPEKMVALQKTKSNFEGNLTLVVFPFLKMSKKKPEDTAQEIGEYLKKNCANVIADFNVVKGFLNLSIAPAAWVGLLNTINADPKFGEKPVTENSPLVMIEYSSPNTNKPLHLGHVRNNLLGWSLAQIMEANGNKVIKTNIVNDRGIHICKSMLAWLKWGNGETPETSGKKGDHLIGDYYVAFDKHYREEIAELKAQYMKEGMDEEAATEKAKVEAPLIKEAHEMLVKWENNDPEVRALWQKMNNWVYAGFDETYKMMGVSFDKIYYESNTYLEGKKKVEEGLEKGLFFRKDDNSVWADLTNEGLDQKLLLRSDGTSVYMTQDIGTADLRFKDFPIDKMIYVVGNEQNYHFQVLSILLDRLGFKWGKDLVHFSYGMVELPNGKMKSREGTVVDADDLMAEMIKDARQTSDELGKFKDMSEEERQEISRIVGLGALKYFILKVDARKNMLFNPEESIDFNGNTGPFIQYTYARIRSIMRKAAAEGIEIPAELGADAPINEKEIDLIQKMNDFATAVADAGNNYNPGGIANYCYELTKEFNQFYHDYSILNAESEAEKITRLVLAANVAKILKNGMSLLGIEVPERM, from the coding sequence ATGAAGATAGAAAACGAAATCATCAGCTCGGTCATCGCTGCGGTGAAGGAGCTTTATGGTCAGGACGTACCAGAGAAGATGGTAGCCCTGCAGAAGACCAAGAGTAATTTCGAAGGTAACCTTACCCTCGTCGTATTCCCATTCCTCAAAATGTCGAAGAAAAAGCCTGAGGATACAGCACAGGAAATCGGCGAATACCTGAAGAAAAACTGCGCTAACGTTATCGCAGACTTCAACGTGGTTAAGGGTTTCCTCAACCTTTCTATCGCTCCTGCCGCTTGGGTAGGACTCTTGAACACCATCAACGCTGACCCTAAGTTTGGTGAGAAGCCAGTTACTGAGAACAGTCCGCTCGTCATGATTGAGTACTCTTCTCCTAACACCAACAAGCCTCTCCACCTCGGTCATGTGCGCAACAACCTCCTCGGCTGGTCATTGGCCCAGATTATGGAGGCTAACGGCAACAAGGTAATCAAGACAAATATCGTTAACGACCGTGGTATCCACATCTGTAAGTCTATGCTCGCCTGGCTCAAGTGGGGCAATGGCGAAACTCCTGAAACTTCCGGCAAGAAGGGCGACCACCTCATCGGCGACTACTATGTAGCCTTCGACAAGCACTATCGTGAGGAAATCGCAGAGCTCAAGGCTCAGTACATGAAGGAGGGCATGGACGAGGAAGCTGCCACAGAGAAAGCTAAGGTAGAGGCTCCGCTGATTAAGGAGGCTCACGAGATGCTCGTAAAGTGGGAGAACAACGACCCTGAGGTTCGTGCACTCTGGCAGAAGATGAACAACTGGGTTTACGCTGGCTTTGATGAGACTTACAAGATGATGGGTGTAAGTTTCGACAAGATATATTATGAGTCAAATACTTACCTCGAGGGTAAGAAGAAGGTAGAAGAAGGATTGGAGAAGGGTCTCTTCTTCCGCAAGGATGATAACTCTGTTTGGGCTGACCTCACCAACGAGGGTCTCGACCAGAAACTCCTGCTCCGTTCTGACGGTACTTCTGTTTATATGACTCAGGACATCGGTACTGCCGACCTCCGTTTCAAGGACTTCCCTATCGACAAGATGATCTACGTAGTAGGTAACGAGCAGAACTACCACTTCCAGGTGCTCTCTATCCTGCTCGACCGTCTCGGCTTCAAGTGGGGCAAGGACTTGGTTCACTTCTCTTACGGAATGGTAGAGTTGCCTAACGGTAAGATGAAGAGCCGCGAGGGAACCGTAGTAGATGCTGATGACCTGATGGCAGAGATGATTAAGGATGCTCGCCAGACAAGCGATGAGCTTGGCAAGTTCAAGGACATGAGCGAGGAAGAGCGCCAGGAGATTTCACGCATCGTGGGTCTCGGAGCGTTGAAGTACTTCATCCTCAAGGTAGATGCCCGCAAGAACATGCTCTTCAACCCAGAAGAGAGTATCGACTTCAACGGTAATACAGGTCCTTTCATCCAGTATACCTACGCTCGTATCCGCAGCATCATGCGCAAGGCAGCAGCCGAGGGCATCGAGATTCCTGCTGAGTTGGGCGCAGATGCTCCTATCAACGAGAAGGAGATTGACCTCATCCAGAAGATGAACGACTTCGCAACAGCCGTAGCCGATGCCGGCAACAACTACAACCCTGGTGGTATCGCTAACTACTGCTACGAGTTGACCAAGGAGTTCAACCAGTTCTACCACGACTACAGCATCCTGAATGCTGAGAGCGAGGCTGAGAAGATTACCCGTCTGGTTCTTGCAGCCAACGTGGCAAAGATCTTGAAGAACGGTATGTCTCTGCTCGGCATCGAGGTTCCAGAAAGAATGTAA
- a CDS encoding RNase H family protein: MNKMPVNPPSWRNDTVLPLPNEVRANAWAVDAACSGNPGPMEYQCIDLQTGAQVFHYGPIHGTNNIGEFLAIVHALALMQQKGITDKIIYSDSVNAQLWVSKKQCKTKLERTPQTEQLYQVIARAENWLRTHPINIPIIKWETKKWGEIPADFGRKG, translated from the coding sequence ATGAATAAAATGCCCGTAAATCCTCCTTCATGGAGAAACGATACCGTTTTGCCTCTGCCCAACGAGGTAAGAGCCAACGCCTGGGCTGTGGATGCCGCCTGTTCCGGCAATCCCGGTCCGATGGAATACCAATGCATCGACCTTCAGACCGGTGCCCAGGTTTTCCACTATGGCCCTATCCACGGCACCAACAACATCGGCGAGTTTCTCGCCATCGTCCACGCCCTCGCCCTGATGCAGCAGAAGGGCATTACCGACAAGATAATTTATAGCGACAGCGTGAATGCCCAGCTCTGGGTAAGCAAGAAACAATGCAAGACCAAACTGGAGCGCACTCCCCAGACCGAACAGCTCTACCAGGTCATCGCCCGAGCCGAGAACTGGCTCCGCACCCACCCCATCAACATACCTATTATAAAATGGGAAACGAAGAAATGGGGCGAGATTCCAGCCGATTTCGGAAGAAAGGGATAA
- a CDS encoding RNA polymerase sigma-70 factor, with protein MSKGDKKAYETMFRRFYPKVHRFVAMLLKNEDDADDVSQLIFLKVWNKREKFADIQDFDSYLFILAKYTVINYISSKHIIPIDIDSLPDRYANESSPHDDVVAKDTQLLIDMVVESMPQQRQQIYRMSREQHLKNEEIAQRLGIQKKTVENHLNLALKEIKKALYLMILLPWHWV; from the coding sequence ATGTCGAAAGGAGACAAGAAAGCATACGAAACGATGTTCCGCAGGTTCTATCCTAAGGTACACCGTTTTGTGGCCATGCTCTTGAAAAACGAAGATGATGCTGATGACGTCAGCCAGCTCATCTTCTTAAAGGTATGGAACAAACGCGAGAAGTTTGCCGATATCCAGGACTTCGATTCCTACCTCTTTATTTTGGCAAAATATACTGTCATCAACTATATTTCCTCCAAGCACATCATCCCAATAGATATTGACAGTCTGCCAGACAGATACGCCAACGAATCTTCGCCACATGACGATGTGGTGGCAAAGGATACCCAGCTGCTCATCGACATGGTGGTAGAAAGCATGCCGCAACAACGCCAGCAGATTTATCGCATGAGCCGCGAACAGCATCTCAAGAACGAAGAGATAGCCCAGCGGCTGGGTATTCAGAAGAAAACGGTAGAAAATCATCTTAACCTAGCTCTTAAAGAAATTAAAAAAGCCTTATATTTGATGATTTTGTTACCTTGGCATTGGGTGTAA
- a CDS encoding FecR family protein — MATKIRDIIDYYSGHNVPDEIKERVLDRISNTQDDKEANEAFRELWDKADSAYMEEEEISAAYNRLFETEETREIEKKKSLRIFNFAKLAAVFVPLLMLIVFGKLYVQMNNQLKDIKLATMLQEHTINEESKVIALADGTKVRLSQSSVLLYPSSFKGAEERKVFLSGEAFFDIRHDDAQPFHVSTPHFEITDLGTSFTVSSYSNTDEVSATLKTGKIELRIIGQEDKVYSMKPNDQLVYNVKTKAVNLRKVSAEEDGTSWRNKEIDLNDVTLAEAGKILGNAYGVKFTFRSKIHQKTKVTVHFNRGETLSGAMFVLKNLVPGLEYEVKKDEVIIR, encoded by the coding sequence ATGGCAACAAAGATAAGGGATATCATAGATTATTATAGCGGGCACAATGTGCCGGATGAAATAAAAGAAAGGGTATTAGATAGGATTTCCAATACACAAGACGATAAAGAGGCGAACGAAGCATTTAGAGAATTATGGGACAAGGCTGATTCAGCCTACATGGAAGAAGAAGAAATTTCTGCTGCATACAACCGCCTCTTCGAAACAGAAGAAACAAGAGAAATTGAAAAGAAAAAATCGCTTCGAATCTTCAACTTTGCCAAACTGGCTGCCGTCTTCGTACCGCTGCTGATGCTGATTGTATTCGGCAAGCTCTACGTCCAGATGAACAACCAACTCAAGGATATAAAACTGGCAACCATGCTCCAGGAACATACCATCAACGAAGAGAGCAAAGTCATCGCCTTGGCAGACGGAACGAAAGTAAGACTCAGCCAGAGTTCCGTACTCCTCTATCCTTCCTCTTTCAAGGGAGCAGAAGAACGCAAGGTTTTCCTGTCGGGAGAGGCATTCTTCGACATCAGGCATGATGATGCCCAGCCGTTCCACGTCAGCACTCCTCATTTCGAGATTACCGACTTGGGCACCTCTTTTACGGTTTCATCTTATTCAAATACAGATGAAGTATCTGCCACACTCAAAACCGGCAAGATAGAACTCCGCATCATAGGTCAGGAAGACAAGGTTTACAGCATGAAGCCTAACGACCAGTTAGTATATAATGTAAAGACCAAGGCAGTAAACCTCCGCAAGGTTTCGGCCGAAGAAGATGGTACAAGCTGGCGCAACAAGGAGATTGACCTGAACGATGTAACGCTGGCAGAAGCTGGTAAGATTCTGGGTAATGCATACGGAGTGAAATTCACCTTCCGTTCAAAGATTCACCAGAAGACGAAGGTTACAGTTCATTTCAACCGTGGCGAAACCCTCTCGGGAGCCATGTTTGTCCTGAAGAACCTGGTTCCTGGTCTGGAATATGAAGTGAAGAAAGATGAAGTAATCATCAGGTAG
- a CDS encoding HAD family hydrolase: MIKNLIFDFGKVLVNYEYFETLDQIFKTHEQAEEFYHLLIDGKWNENMDRGDSFEETFCKMQQIMPQYKEEIATVAQRFNDFVRGEKEGMRTLLTQLKAEGYHLYGLSNWCTKVHETMAQYPIFQLLEGQVISSEEKIIKPDRAIYERICQKYNLKPEECLFADDRIENVEAAQRFGMQAICFEDAAQYERELRKIVINS, encoded by the coding sequence ATGATAAAGAATTTGATTTTTGATTTTGGAAAAGTACTCGTAAATTACGAATACTTTGAAACGCTTGACCAGATATTCAAGACCCACGAACAGGCTGAAGAATTCTATCATCTCCTGATAGACGGCAAGTGGAATGAGAATATGGATCGCGGAGATTCTTTCGAAGAAACCTTCTGCAAGATGCAGCAGATCATGCCGCAATATAAGGAAGAAATAGCAACCGTAGCCCAGCGCTTTAACGATTTTGTAAGGGGCGAAAAAGAAGGTATGCGCACCTTGCTGACCCAGTTGAAGGCAGAAGGCTACCACCTTTACGGACTTTCCAACTGGTGCACCAAGGTTCACGAAACGATGGCACAATATCCCATCTTCCAACTTCTGGAAGGACAGGTGATTTCTTCAGAAGAGAAAATCATCAAACCCGACAGGGCGATTTACGAAAGAATCTGCCAGAAGTACAATCTGAAACCGGAAGAATGCCTTTTTGCTGACGACAGAATAGAGAATGTAGAAGCCGCCCAGCGTTTCGGAATGCAGGCCATCTGCTTTGAGGATGCTGCGCAGTACGAGCGGGAATTGAGAAAAATCGTTATAAATAGTTAA
- a CDS encoding type II toxin-antitoxin system RelE/ParE family toxin — protein sequence MKERFKVLFSKDADDFLESLSQKAKDKILSNIRKAKYVLNPKLFKKLEGTDIWEFRTKYDGIQYRLLAFWDTSTNSLVVATHGFIKKVQKTPKQQIKRAEEIRALYFKMKRK from the coding sequence ATGAAAGAAAGATTTAAAGTTCTGTTTTCAAAAGACGCTGACGACTTTTTGGAAAGTCTTTCACAAAAAGCAAAGGATAAGATATTGTCAAATATCCGAAAGGCTAAATATGTCTTAAATCCTAAACTCTTTAAAAAACTGGAAGGAACTGATATATGGGAATTCCGTACAAAATATGATGGAATCCAATATCGTTTGCTTGCTTTTTGGGACACTTCAACTAATTCATTAGTCGTAGCTACCCATGGGTTTATCAAGAAGGTGCAAAAAACGCCAAAGCAACAGATAAAGCGAGCAGAGGAAATCAGAGCATTATATTTTAAAATGAAAAGAAAGTGA
- a CDS encoding helix-turn-helix domain-containing protein, translated as MEEMKFYSEEEMLDKHVGKIGTPHRDQFEDEINTFLIGEAIKEARKNKKLTQEQLGNLIGVKKGQISKIENGKNLTLNTISRVLHAMGLQAHLNIPTVGQYAI; from the coding sequence ATGGAAGAAATGAAATTTTATAGTGAAGAAGAAATGCTAGATAAGCATGTTGGAAAGATTGGAACTCCTCATCGTGATCAATTTGAGGATGAAATCAACACATTCTTAATTGGTGAAGCTATTAAGGAGGCTCGTAAAAACAAAAAACTTACGCAAGAACAGTTAGGCAATCTTATCGGAGTAAAGAAGGGACAGATATCTAAGATTGAGAATGGCAAGAACCTTACACTCAATACTATTTCCCGAGTACTTCATGCTATGGGATTACAGGCTCATCTAAATATTCCGACAGTAGGACAATATGCAATTTAG
- a CDS encoding TonB-dependent receptor, producing MNLKRISASCFCLLLAGQMTLSAQNVSFSSNKVTLKSAFEKIEKESKYKIAYNSSQLDANRSVTLTKKSDDVFGMLNQLLKGTNFTYEMEGNYIVIKPQQKAKSQAHGKKIKVRGVVKDETGEPVIGATVMEKGTTNNGVVTDLDGNYTIEIPADGMLAVSYIGCKDQDIKVNGREVINVNLADDNKVLSEVVVVGYGTQKKANLTGAVSMITADDINNRPVSNAAGALQGADPSVNLTFNSGSLDSGYSIDIRGVASINGGSPLVLADGMEVNLSQINPNDIESISVLKDASASAIYGAKASSGVILITTKSGKDSEGKASISYNGRVGWKQNTTSTDFIHTGYDHVNLVNQFYEAYQGKLMANYTDKDLQMLYDRRNDKTENPDRPWTVVGDDGKYYYYGNFDWYDYFYRKTRPEQEHNVSVTGGNDKVNYFASGRFFTQDGIFNIYKDNYQNVSFRGKLNAKLSKHLTYSVNFNYNKTAYKYAGFYNEQQTISSLQSNILSSFVPRNPDGSVVQYTNQLTSNSPLGSGHAGFLTANEARNSRENKYWIVANQLDYKVFDDLVLTASYAYNNRNYIYKRRSMPFEYSRAEGATSTFTSGTITDYYQEGHMQIDDNNLNIYGTYTHIWDKKHNFKVVAGGQYEDYRTTDLSVKKNDLLSKDLSSFTVAQGETTVGHDISAYRTLGYFARVNYDYEGKYLAEISGRWDGTSKFASKDRWGFFPSASIGWRMSSEKFWNKLLPVVNNAKFRFSVGSLGNQQVNNYAYFDQIYTDNKMSYTFDGLNKAYYASVSSPLSSSLTWETVSTYNWGLDLGFLDSKLTLTADIYIRDTKDMLTHSITLPSVFGATTPKENCADLRTNGWELYIGWQDKFNLAGKPFHYNVSATIGDYKSKITKFNNPDKLISDYYEGMTLGEIWGYKVAGLFATDEEAAAYQAKINDKAVNGRVYSSKKDNHLMAGDVKFMDLDGDNVISEGSGTVADPGDKRIIGNSLPRYSYSFRLGADWNGIDFNAFFQGVGKRNWYPTTYAYDFWGPYSFPSLSFIHKDFTDNVWSEDNQGAYFPRPRGYASYSGGALGVVNDRYLQNAAYLRLKNLTVGYIIPISKKIINSLRVYFTAENLFYWSPLKKYCKTVDPEMIYASSYNSGSGVGYSYSKSFSFGLDIKF from the coding sequence ATGAATCTTAAACGAATCTCTGCGTCATGCTTCTGTTTGCTCCTGGCAGGCCAGATGACCCTTTCGGCTCAGAACGTCAGCTTCAGCTCAAACAAGGTAACGCTTAAGTCAGCTTTTGAGAAGATTGAAAAGGAATCTAAGTACAAGATTGCCTACAACTCCTCACAGTTGGATGCTAACCGTTCGGTTACATTAACCAAGAAAAGTGATGATGTCTTTGGTATGTTGAACCAATTGCTCAAAGGTACCAATTTTACCTATGAGATGGAAGGCAACTACATCGTCATCAAGCCTCAGCAAAAAGCTAAATCTCAGGCTCATGGCAAGAAAATCAAGGTACGTGGTGTAGTGAAAGACGAAACTGGCGAGCCAGTTATCGGCGCTACCGTCATGGAGAAAGGTACCACCAACAATGGTGTTGTAACCGATCTTGACGGAAACTATACCATCGAGATTCCTGCCGACGGTATGTTGGCTGTATCATACATTGGCTGCAAGGACCAGGACATCAAGGTAAATGGTCGCGAAGTAATCAATGTTAACCTGGCAGATGATAATAAGGTATTGAGCGAAGTTGTAGTTGTTGGTTATGGTACTCAGAAGAAAGCTAATTTAACTGGTGCTGTGTCAATGATTACTGCAGATGACATAAACAATCGCCCAGTATCAAATGCAGCTGGCGCATTACAAGGTGCAGATCCTTCTGTAAACTTGACTTTTAATTCAGGAAGCTTGGATTCTGGTTATAGCATTGACATTCGTGGTGTCGCTTCCATTAATGGAGGTAGTCCATTGGTGTTGGCTGATGGCATGGAGGTCAACTTGAGCCAGATAAATCCTAATGACATTGAATCTATCTCAGTTTTGAAAGATGCTTCTGCTTCTGCAATTTATGGTGCCAAAGCCTCTTCTGGTGTTATTTTGATTACTACAAAGAGTGGAAAAGACTCAGAAGGTAAAGCTTCCATATCATATAATGGTCGCGTAGGTTGGAAACAGAATACAACATCAACAGATTTCATTCATACAGGTTATGACCATGTAAATCTTGTCAACCAATTCTATGAGGCTTACCAAGGCAAATTGATGGCAAATTATACAGACAAAGATTTGCAGATGCTTTATGATAGACGTAATGATAAGACCGAAAATCCAGATAGACCATGGACCGTAGTTGGCGATGACGGAAAGTATTATTATTATGGCAACTTTGACTGGTATGATTATTTCTATCGTAAAACAAGACCAGAGCAGGAGCATAATGTTTCTGTGACAGGTGGTAATGATAAGGTTAATTATTTTGCAAGCGGCCGTTTCTTTACACAGGATGGTATCTTTAATATCTACAAAGATAATTATCAGAATGTATCCTTTAGAGGAAAACTGAATGCCAAGTTGTCTAAACATTTGACGTATTCTGTTAATTTCAATTATAACAAAACGGCCTACAAATATGCAGGTTTCTATAATGAGCAGCAGACTATTTCTAGTTTGCAGTCAAACATTTTGTCTTCTTTCGTACCAAGAAATCCTGATGGCTCTGTTGTACAGTATACAAACCAATTGACCTCCAATTCACCTTTGGGCTCTGGCCATGCAGGTTTCCTGACAGCAAACGAGGCGCGCAACTCTCGTGAAAACAAGTACTGGATTGTTGCAAATCAACTTGATTATAAAGTATTTGACGATTTGGTCTTGACGGCTTCATACGCTTATAATAACAGAAATTACATTTATAAGAGAAGAAGCATGCCTTTTGAGTATTCACGCGCAGAGGGAGCAACTTCAACATTTACTTCTGGTACTATAACAGATTACTATCAGGAAGGGCACATGCAGATAGACGACAACAACCTGAATATATATGGTACCTATACTCATATATGGGACAAAAAGCATAACTTTAAGGTTGTAGCAGGTGGTCAATATGAGGATTATAGAACAACAGATTTATCTGTAAAAAAGAATGATCTTCTTTCTAAAGATTTATCTTCTTTCACCGTCGCACAAGGTGAAACTACTGTTGGACATGACATATCTGCATATAGAACCTTAGGATATTTTGCCAGAGTCAATTACGACTATGAAGGTAAATATTTGGCTGAGATTAGCGGCCGATGGGATGGAACTTCTAAGTTTGCGTCAAAAGACCGCTGGGGATTTTTCCCTTCTGCTTCAATTGGTTGGCGAATGAGTTCTGAGAAATTCTGGAATAAGTTATTGCCTGTAGTAAATAATGCTAAGTTCCGTTTCTCTGTAGGTAGTCTTGGAAACCAGCAAGTAAACAACTATGCTTATTTTGACCAGATTTATACAGACAACAAGATGTCTTATACATTTGACGGTTTGAACAAGGCATATTATGCAAGTGTGTCTTCTCCGTTATCTTCATCTTTAACTTGGGAGACAGTTTCTACCTACAACTGGGGTTTGGATTTGGGTTTCTTGGATAGTAAATTAACTTTGACAGCGGATATTTACATCCGTGACACCAAAGACATGCTAACCCATTCTATAACATTACCATCTGTATTTGGAGCAACTACTCCAAAAGAAAACTGTGCAGATTTGAGAACAAATGGATGGGAATTGTATATTGGATGGCAAGATAAATTTAATTTAGCAGGCAAGCCATTCCATTATAATGTATCAGCGACAATCGGAGATTACAAGTCAAAGATTACCAAATTTAACAATCCTGATAAGTTGATTTCTGATTATTATGAAGGAATGACTTTAGGTGAGATTTGGGGCTATAAGGTAGCAGGTCTTTTTGCAACGGATGAAGAAGCAGCAGCTTATCAGGCAAAGATTAACGATAAGGCTGTTAACGGTCGTGTATACAGCTCTAAGAAAGATAACCATTTGATGGCAGGTGATGTAAAATTCATGGATTTGGATGGTGATAATGTTATTTCTGAAGGCTCTGGTACAGTTGCAGACCCAGGAGACAAGAGAATTATTGGTAATAGCTTACCACGCTATTCTTATTCTTTCCGTTTGGGAGCAGATTGGAACGGAATTGATTTTAATGCATTCTTCCAAGGTGTAGGTAAACGCAATTGGTATCCTACAACCTATGCATATGATTTCTGGGGACCATATTCTTTCCCTTCACTGTCATTCATCCACAAGGATTTCACGGATAATGTTTGGAGCGAAGATAACCAGGGAGCTTATTTCCCACGTCCTCGAGGATATGCGTCTTATAGTGGAGGCGCATTGGGTGTTGTTAATGATAGATATTTACAAAATGCTGCTTATTTGCGCTTGAAGAATTTGACTGTAGGTTATATAATTCCTATTAGCAAGAAAATTATCAATTCTTTGAGAGTATATTTTACAGCAGAGAACTTATTCTATTGGTCTCCATTGAAGAAGTACTGCAAGACGGTTGATCCAGAAATGATTTATGCTTCATCATATAATTCTGGTTCGGGAGTTGGTTATAGTTATTCTAAATCATTCTCTTTTGGTCTTGATATAAAATTCTAA
- a CDS encoding RagB/SusD family nutrient uptake outer membrane protein has product MKKLINILGAALLITSLTSCDSLLDMSPEDPMSPETYFSSTRELKLWTDGFYSQLEGADDVIGINADDNIDTELGATLLGQRSAADENGWNWTQLRSINYYLQHSDRCKDEVGRKENDGVAYFMRAYFYYVKVRRYGDVPWYDQVLNSDQDELLAKARDDREVIMDHVMEDLDKAINMLPSTKSVYYVTKWTALALKTRAALYEGTYRKYRNMPNAEKYLNQVVDAGENFIKNSGYKLYTTGDTPYRSLFNSLDACSDEVILARRYSSDANVMHGVPFAIKNSRQGFTKRFMNHYLMADGSRYTDKQGWETDDFVAETSNRDPRMAQTVLCPGYIQKGATKVTANNLNALTGYQPIKYIAESKYDGANKAFTDWSLFRTAEVYLNYAEAKAELGTLTQNDLDVSINKIRDRARMPHLNMSAANANPDPLMLKYYPNVTRSTNTGVILEIRRERTVEMPLEGFRLWDIFRWKEGQQLTKPFYGCYFPSEGQYDMDNDGKKDLLLYTTDKGTFKGTAKKIGKDLELSNGTSGYIYPFSQITITWDENRDYLWPIPASERVLTGGKLTQNPGWTDSTNFN; this is encoded by the coding sequence ATGAAAAAGTTAATAAATATATTGGGGGCTGCTTTACTCATTACAAGCTTAACATCTTGTGATAGTTTGTTGGATATGTCCCCTGAAGACCCAATGAGTCCTGAGACCTATTTTAGTTCTACACGAGAATTGAAATTATGGACAGATGGATTTTATAGCCAGTTGGAAGGTGCAGATGACGTGATTGGCATCAATGCGGATGACAATATTGATACCGAGTTAGGTGCTACTTTGCTTGGGCAACGTTCTGCTGCTGATGAAAATGGTTGGAACTGGACACAACTTCGTTCTATAAACTATTATTTACAGCATTCAGATAGATGCAAAGACGAAGTTGGTCGTAAGGAAAATGATGGAGTTGCTTACTTTATGAGAGCATACTTCTATTATGTTAAAGTCAGAAGATATGGAGATGTACCTTGGTATGACCAAGTCTTGAATTCTGACCAAGATGAACTTTTGGCTAAAGCACGTGATGATCGTGAAGTTATTATGGATCATGTCATGGAGGACCTTGACAAGGCAATAAACATGCTTCCGTCAACCAAGAGTGTCTATTACGTAACGAAATGGACAGCATTAGCCCTTAAGACTCGTGCAGCTCTGTATGAGGGAACTTATCGTAAATATCGTAATATGCCTAATGCAGAAAAGTATCTGAATCAAGTAGTTGATGCTGGTGAAAACTTTATCAAGAATAGTGGTTACAAACTTTATACAACAGGTGATACTCCTTATCGCTCCTTGTTTAATAGTTTGGATGCTTGTTCTGATGAAGTCATCTTGGCAAGAAGATATAGTTCTGATGCAAATGTAATGCATGGTGTTCCTTTTGCTATCAAGAATTCTCGCCAAGGTTTTACCAAGCGATTCATGAATCACTATTTAATGGCAGATGGCTCTCGCTATACTGACAAACAAGGCTGGGAAACAGATGACTTTGTAGCAGAAACTAGCAATCGTGACCCTCGTATGGCTCAAACAGTTTTATGCCCAGGTTACATTCAGAAAGGCGCAACAAAGGTGACAGCAAACAACTTAAATGCTCTAACAGGGTATCAACCGATTAAGTATATTGCAGAGTCTAAATATGATGGCGCAAATAAGGCATTTACAGATTGGTCTTTGTTTAGGACAGCCGAAGTGTATTTGAACTATGCTGAAGCTAAGGCAGAGTTAGGTACATTAACACAAAATGACTTGGATGTTTCTATCAATAAAATTCGTGACAGAGCAAGAATGCCACATCTCAACATGAGTGCGGCTAATGCCAATCCAGACCCATTGATGTTGAAATATTATCCTAACGTGACAAGAAGTACCAATACTGGTGTAATCCTGGAGATTCGTCGTGAACGTACTGTTGAAATGCCTTTGGAGGGATTCCGTCTGTGGGATATATTCCGTTGGAAAGAAGGTCAGCAGTTGACAAAACCTTTCTATGGTTGTTATTTCCCATCAGAAGGACAATACGACATGGATAATGATGGAAAGAAAGATCTGTTATTGTACACAACTGATAAGGGTACCTTTAAGGGTACTGCTAAGAAAATTGGCAAGGACTTGGAGCTATCTAATGGTACTTCCGGATACATCTATCCATTTAGCCAGATTACTATAACTTGGGATGAGAATAGAGATTATCTTTGGCCAATTCCAGCAAGTGAAAGAGTCTTAACTGGTGGTAAGTTGACACAGAATCCTGGTTGGACGGATAGTACGAATTTTAATTAA